Proteins encoded within one genomic window of Flavobacterium gilvum:
- the hpf gene encoding ribosome hibernation-promoting factor, HPF/YfiA family: MKVNVHAVNFTVDRKLVDFVQERMDKLEKYYDRVVSSDVFMKVEKTSEKENKIVEIKINVPGDDFLVKKQCKSFEEAVEQSAESLERLLVKRKEKLRAHI; this comes from the coding sequence ATGAAGGTAAATGTTCATGCAGTTAACTTTACTGTTGACAGAAAGCTGGTAGATTTCGTTCAAGAGAGAATGGATAAATTGGAGAAATATTATGATAGGGTTGTCTCTTCTGATGTTTTTATGAAGGTGGAGAAGACAAGTGAAAAGGAAAATAAAATAGTGGAGATAAAGATTAATGTTCCAGGGGACGATTTTTTGGTTAAAAAACAATGTAAATCCTTTGAAGAAGCTGTTGAGCAATCAGCGGAATCGCTGGAGCGATTGCTTGTAAAACGTAAGGAAAAGTTAAGAGCTCATATTTAA